The following coding sequences are from one Microbulbifer sp. TB1203 window:
- a CDS encoding TonB-dependent receptor, which translates to MSKINQKYCELRGFKKSFLAASIMALGSMSYAAEQSSAPSDESTENKVGEHLEEVEVTGIRRSIETAQALKRNASTVIDSITAEELGDFPDKSIAEALMRVPGVAVERFATRTDSGAFSVEPSGVVIRGLPFVRSEFNGRDTFSANSSRGLSWGDVSPELMGGVDIYKNQTAELVEGGIAGLVNLRTRLPFDSDGETKILTVSGNYSDLSSSNTPETSGIYTNRYDTDIGEFGVMANFAYSDVEATSQSSRIARVNRFRDVYAEDSLYFIPQGVTFGDDEYSRQRTGTALALQWQDNEERFLASLQYNRSQYENSSQRNGIGVGWAGLGGGDSLFLEVTEGGTGSGAIVRPAEGTGPFEFSEDGLFSYGTLTQNHGWWGANNADSALIAANANGEALVETCASTDSWAGCGEGATVTDYMGVNVTTTADVSDSKSVTEDLGFNFKWHISDNLHANFDVQRVVSDLDEYRLNSAFTTWANAEVDLRDDLARVTLHHPTNVNLLDAGQGVHANPNSYYPSSVLEFLGDNHGEEFATKADFVFDIDSGFVENVKVGARYAERDQQVNQASNWQAMSTSWNNNAAWFNLDSAPHTGVYDGEEYTFNGYQDAWVVQEWGSDYGSVNIAGGNNLFVFPNAGSMRDWKNTMSAMATGQPVNGFIPICSGVRSRSDEVEGTCFRPNESLDVTEETEALYVQVDFGGDDLKLFDRPIRGNIGARYVKTEITSAGGEQFPFFDLESRPCEETQPRDPEDPDSRPPVPRTVTCYLDSDEIAFMNNAGNQGESEETHHHLLPSLNVKYDVTDNFVTRFALSRAMSRPDIGSLRNYIGVSVDLPDVDDPNGSLWVKDGNGEIVGANVRYRGNAANPFLKPIIADQADISFEYYSGRNSVSLALFKKSFDDYIQTGTYLREMTNNGITRQVEITGPVNGDGAEIQGFEVQGTYLLDFLPGIWGGFGVQANYTYVDNKGIENTGVNSSSDNGSSGSSAASDRVQVDQLEGLSKDTYNISTFYERNKLSARLSYGWRSEYLVTVQDCCIGTPVWQDDYGQLDASVRYRFTDTLEMSLSGSNLLGEEAVLTQQVENSDDGGKKLKFATNQSDTRYTLSLRMQF; encoded by the coding sequence ATGTCTAAAATAAACCAAAAATACTGCGAACTTAGGGGTTTCAAAAAGTCATTTTTAGCTGCGAGCATCATGGCGCTTGGCTCCATGTCGTATGCTGCGGAACAATCCAGCGCACCTTCGGATGAAAGCACTGAAAATAAAGTTGGCGAACATCTTGAGGAAGTCGAAGTTACGGGTATTCGCAGGAGTATTGAAACGGCACAAGCGTTGAAAAGGAATGCCAGTACCGTCATAGATTCAATTACTGCTGAAGAACTGGGTGACTTCCCGGACAAATCGATTGCCGAAGCACTGATGCGAGTGCCCGGCGTAGCGGTGGAGAGATTTGCAACGCGTACAGATAGCGGCGCATTTTCAGTCGAACCATCGGGTGTCGTTATCCGGGGTCTACCATTTGTCAGGAGCGAATTCAACGGCCGGGACACTTTTAGTGCAAATTCCAGCCGCGGCTTGAGCTGGGGCGATGTTTCTCCCGAACTGATGGGCGGTGTCGATATTTACAAGAACCAAACTGCCGAACTGGTTGAAGGCGGTATCGCCGGTCTTGTGAACCTGAGGACTCGATTGCCATTTGACAGCGACGGTGAAACGAAAATACTGACAGTCAGCGGCAACTACAGTGACCTGTCCAGCTCGAACACCCCTGAAACCTCAGGTATCTATACCAATCGCTACGATACGGATATCGGTGAATTTGGCGTTATGGCCAACTTCGCCTACTCGGATGTGGAAGCGACCTCACAGAGCTCCAGAATAGCGCGTGTCAATCGCTTCCGCGACGTCTATGCAGAGGATTCGCTGTACTTTATACCACAAGGCGTTACGTTCGGGGACGACGAGTACAGCCGGCAGCGTACCGGCACGGCGCTCGCGCTCCAATGGCAGGACAATGAAGAGCGCTTCCTGGCGTCACTTCAGTACAATCGCTCGCAGTACGAAAATAGCTCACAACGCAACGGCATCGGTGTCGGCTGGGCCGGTCTGGGCGGTGGTGACAGCTTATTCCTTGAGGTTACCGAGGGTGGTACGGGTTCCGGGGCAATCGTGCGGCCGGCTGAAGGTACGGGACCATTTGAGTTCTCGGAGGACGGCCTGTTTTCCTACGGCACGCTAACCCAGAACCATGGCTGGTGGGGTGCCAACAATGCGGACTCCGCACTTATCGCGGCCAACGCCAATGGTGAGGCGCTGGTGGAGACCTGCGCCAGTACCGATTCCTGGGCGGGATGCGGAGAAGGAGCAACCGTCACCGACTACATGGGCGTTAATGTCACTACGACTGCGGACGTCAGCGATTCAAAGAGCGTCACCGAGGATCTTGGCTTTAACTTTAAGTGGCATATATCGGATAACCTCCACGCAAACTTCGATGTACAACGCGTGGTCTCGGATCTGGACGAATATCGACTCAACAGTGCATTCACTACCTGGGCAAATGCTGAAGTTGATTTGCGTGACGATCTTGCCAGGGTAACCCTGCATCATCCAACCAATGTCAATCTGCTCGACGCCGGCCAGGGCGTGCACGCCAATCCGAACAGCTATTATCCGTCCAGTGTATTGGAGTTCCTGGGTGATAACCACGGGGAAGAATTCGCTACAAAAGCCGATTTTGTTTTCGATATCGATTCCGGGTTTGTTGAGAACGTCAAAGTTGGTGCAAGGTATGCCGAGCGTGATCAGCAAGTGAACCAGGCCAGCAATTGGCAGGCCATGTCAACCTCTTGGAATAACAATGCGGCCTGGTTCAACCTTGACAGTGCGCCCCACACCGGAGTGTACGATGGTGAGGAATATACCTTTAATGGATACCAGGATGCCTGGGTTGTTCAGGAGTGGGGCTCAGACTACGGTAGTGTCAATATAGCGGGGGGAAATAACCTGTTCGTTTTCCCCAATGCCGGAAGCATGCGGGACTGGAAAAATACCATGAGCGCGATGGCCACCGGACAGCCCGTCAACGGCTTCATACCAATATGCTCAGGCGTGCGTAGTCGCTCTGATGAAGTAGAGGGCACCTGCTTCCGTCCCAATGAGTCCCTGGATGTTACGGAAGAGACTGAAGCACTCTATGTTCAAGTTGATTTCGGCGGAGATGATCTAAAGCTTTTTGACAGGCCCATCAGGGGTAACATTGGCGCCCGTTACGTGAAGACGGAAATAACCAGTGCCGGCGGAGAGCAGTTCCCGTTCTTCGATCTGGAAAGCCGCCCCTGCGAGGAAACCCAACCGCGTGATCCCGAGGATCCGGATTCCAGGCCGCCGGTTCCAAGAACCGTTACTTGCTACCTGGACAGTGACGAAATAGCGTTCATGAACAACGCGGGAAACCAGGGCGAGTCAGAAGAGACACACCACCACCTGCTGCCAAGCTTAAACGTCAAATATGACGTCACCGACAATTTTGTGACCCGTTTTGCACTATCAAGGGCAATGTCGAGGCCGGATATAGGTAGCCTGCGCAACTATATCGGCGTCAGCGTTGATTTACCTGATGTGGATGACCCAAATGGCTCCCTCTGGGTCAAGGACGGGAATGGCGAGATTGTTGGTGCCAATGTGAGGTACCGTGGCAATGCGGCCAACCCGTTCCTGAAACCGATCATTGCCGATCAGGCAGACATCAGTTTCGAGTACTACTCTGGTCGAAACAGCGTTTCTCTGGCTCTATTTAAGAAGTCATTTGATGACTATATCCAGACCGGAACCTACCTGCGCGAAATGACCAATAACGGCATTACAAGGCAGGTCGAGATTACCGGACCCGTCAATGGCGACGGCGCGGAAATTCAAGGTTTTGAGGTTCAAGGGACCTACCTGCTGGACTTCCTACCGGGTATCTGGGGTGGTTTTGGTGTCCAGGCCAACTATACCTACGTCGACAACAAGGGCATTGAGAACACTGGAGTCAACAGCTCCTCAGATAACGGTTCCAGCGGCTCCAGTGCTGCGTCTGACCGCGTGCAAGTGGATCAATTGGAAGGTCTTTCCAAAGATACCTATAACATCAGCACCTTCTATGAACGCAACAAGTTGTCCGCTCGCCTGTCCTACGGTTGGCGCTCGGAGTATCTCGTAACTGTTCAGGACTGCTGTATCGGAACGCCAGTCTGGCAGGATGACTATGGTCAGCTCGATGCGTCGGTTCGCTATCGCTTTACCGATACGCTCGAGATGAGCTTGTCCGGAAGCAACCTGCTTGGCGAAGAAGCGGTATTGACGCAGCAGGTCGAGAATAGCGACGATGGCGGGAAGAAACTGAAATTCGCAACTAATCAAAGCGATACTCGTTATACGTTGAGTCTGCGTATGCAGTTCTAA
- a CDS encoding helix-turn-helix domain-containing protein, whose translation MLDFYNKASLGLLGLLLISALATYLCVERAFLHVPLLPADASELSWVAEPHTDIHQGGLSTVKINDARYSLDFELNVSEQAQYPFASVVLLFKDREGQPRFVDLSAFTSLSFSAKCSPANVLTFIASAVEEETTDPDDFLSYRTPMTFFSCDEDWNQVELDLTRLETPQWWLDKYQLKLSKTEYKLDQVRQIQFGSSFQSPMDAASRVQLHELELHGRDWRYMYFLGAFLFLAWSAYGVWFFRQHTQALISDLRSKIQKDRPLVAYQQLSMEPQRDRERADILRFMGTEYANAELNLDTMAAAIGVSRTKINDILKTELGFTFTGYLNKLRLTEAARLLAEKEKASIAEIAYSVGYKNVSYFNKLFKEEYGCTPKNFKSLYDQTPVKPGTKTH comes from the coding sequence ATGCTGGATTTCTATAATAAAGCGTCCTTGGGCCTGCTGGGTTTACTGCTGATCAGCGCCCTGGCGACTTACCTGTGTGTCGAGCGCGCTTTCCTGCATGTTCCGCTCTTGCCGGCGGATGCAAGTGAACTCTCCTGGGTTGCCGAGCCGCATACGGATATTCATCAGGGCGGGCTTTCCACTGTAAAAATAAACGATGCGCGCTACAGCCTGGATTTCGAGTTAAACGTTTCCGAACAGGCGCAGTATCCTTTCGCGTCGGTGGTATTACTGTTCAAGGACCGGGAGGGGCAGCCGAGGTTTGTGGATTTGTCTGCATTTACCAGCTTATCTTTTTCGGCCAAGTGCTCACCCGCCAATGTGCTTACCTTCATCGCTTCGGCGGTGGAGGAGGAGACCACCGATCCCGATGATTTTTTGTCCTACCGTACTCCTATGACGTTCTTTTCCTGCGATGAAGACTGGAACCAGGTGGAGCTGGACCTGACCCGCCTTGAAACACCGCAATGGTGGCTGGACAAGTACCAGCTCAAGCTGTCGAAGACGGAATACAAACTCGACCAGGTACGCCAAATCCAGTTCGGCTCCAGCTTTCAAAGTCCAATGGATGCGGCATCCAGGGTGCAGCTGCATGAGTTGGAGCTACACGGACGCGATTGGCGCTATATGTATTTTCTGGGAGCCTTTTTGTTTCTGGCCTGGAGCGCCTATGGGGTTTGGTTTTTTCGCCAGCATACACAGGCGCTGATTAGCGACCTGAGAAGCAAAATCCAGAAGGATCGGCCCCTGGTGGCCTACCAGCAGCTCTCAATGGAACCCCAGCGCGACAGGGAGAGAGCGGATATCCTGCGGTTTATGGGCACAGAGTACGCCAACGCCGAGCTGAACCTGGATACCATGGCCGCGGCTATTGGCGTGAGCCGAACCAAGATCAACGACATACTGAAGACGGAGCTGGGTTTTACTTTTACCGGTTACCTGAACAAGCTGCGCCTGACCGAAGCCGCACGCCTGCTCGCGGAAAAGGAGAAGGCGAGCATTGCCGAGATCGCCTATTCGGTGGGTTACAAGAACGTCTCCTACTTCAATAAGCTGTTCAAGGAAGAGTACGGCTGCACCCCCAAGAACTTCAAAAGCCTCTATGACCAGACTCCTGTGAAGCCAGGGACCAAGACGCACTGA
- a CDS encoding glycoside hydrolase produces the protein MAQDRTITVNANEVQGNLNRFFNASIGAGRANEGLRADWQQQLAQVRQDAGFRYIRMHGLLTDDMAVYRIDSQGKEQYNFQYIDALYDYILSIGMKPFVELGFMPSALASGDQTVFWWRGNVTPPHSYEKWENLIRRLAEHWTERYGAEEVASWYFEVWNEPNLDGFWAGSQAEYLKLYAHAARAIKSVNSRYRVGGPATAGAAWIPETITYADENKVPLDFVSTHAYGVRQGFLDEFGTTGTVLSKDEWAVSGDVLRNRREISESSMPHLELHYTEWSSSYTPADPVHDSYHQAAYILQKLKQVGDAAQSMSYWVFTDIFEEAGPRFEAFHGGFGLMNTQGIKKPAYFAYQFLNQLGPQELLNSDQQSFATKDEQGNVQLLLWDFTYTLPEDINNQQYYVQDLPAKDKGDVDIQVKGVKEGHYTLSVSQVGYGRNDAYTAYIGMGSPAQLTKAQVETLKAQATGKPAQEKNIRIGKERVFNLSLPLRENDVYLVELIRK, from the coding sequence TTGGCCCAAGACCGCACCATCACGGTCAATGCCAATGAGGTACAGGGAAACCTTAACCGATTCTTCAACGCCAGCATAGGCGCAGGCCGGGCCAATGAGGGGTTGCGTGCGGACTGGCAGCAGCAGCTGGCGCAAGTCAGGCAGGATGCTGGTTTCCGTTACATTCGCATGCACGGTTTGCTCACCGATGATATGGCGGTATACCGCATAGACAGCCAGGGCAAGGAGCAATACAACTTTCAGTATATAGACGCCCTCTACGATTATATCCTCAGCATCGGTATGAAGCCCTTTGTGGAACTGGGCTTTATGCCTTCGGCCCTGGCCAGTGGCGATCAAACCGTTTTCTGGTGGCGCGGCAATGTCACACCTCCACACAGTTACGAAAAATGGGAAAACCTGATCAGAAGACTGGCCGAACACTGGACTGAGCGCTATGGCGCCGAGGAAGTGGCCAGCTGGTATTTTGAGGTGTGGAACGAGCCCAACCTGGACGGTTTCTGGGCCGGATCACAGGCGGAGTATCTTAAGCTCTACGCCCATGCCGCACGTGCCATCAAAAGTGTAAACAGTCGCTACCGCGTAGGCGGTCCCGCAACGGCGGGTGCGGCCTGGATTCCGGAAACCATTACCTACGCCGATGAAAACAAGGTACCGCTGGATTTCGTCAGCACGCACGCCTATGGCGTGCGCCAGGGATTTCTCGATGAATTTGGCACCACCGGCACCGTGCTCAGCAAGGACGAATGGGCTGTAAGCGGCGATGTATTGAGAAACCGCCGGGAAATCTCCGAGTCAAGCATGCCCCATTTGGAACTGCATTACACCGAGTGGAGTTCATCCTACACCCCCGCCGACCCGGTTCACGACAGCTACCACCAGGCGGCCTACATACTGCAGAAACTAAAGCAGGTGGGCGATGCGGCACAGTCCATGTCCTACTGGGTGTTTACCGATATCTTCGAAGAGGCGGGGCCGCGCTTTGAAGCCTTCCACGGCGGATTCGGCCTGATGAATACCCAGGGTATAAAGAAGCCCGCTTACTTCGCCTATCAGTTTTTGAACCAGCTCGGACCGCAAGAGCTGCTGAATAGCGATCAGCAGTCCTTTGCGACCAAGGACGAGCAGGGCAACGTGCAGTTGTTATTGTGGGATTTCACTTACACCCTTCCCGAGGACATCAACAATCAGCAGTACTACGTTCAGGACCTGCCGGCCAAAGATAAGGGTGATGTCGACATTCAGGTAAAAGGAGTGAAGGAAGGTCATTACACCCTCAGTGTTTCCCAGGTCGGCTATGGGCGGAATGACGCGTACACCGCCTACATTGGCATGGGATCTCCCGCACAGCTCACCAAGGCGCAGGTGGAGACACTCAAGGCGCAGGCCACGGGCAAGCCCGCACAGGAAAAGAACATTCGCATTGGCAAAGAGCGCGTGTTTAACCTGAGCCTGCCGCTGCGTGAAAACGATGTATATCTGGTTGAACTCATCCGGAAATAA
- a CDS encoding thioredoxin family protein, with protein MYYLKWLVLAVSIALSACSGELDKRELRLKANFSEDFDRGLPEFLIFNPEGECVYHSQGFSTEEHFLEELDIVLAGGRIERLPVDSPEKRKLLELAVRKAVYENTSIPPEQKESTIRTSLRESINPEPSCTHELEYYLGRFEERDGGDFSPQSLPGGKSVFIEFYADRCLPCKQQERALERYSPKGGNEFVLLKVERDKTKIQVQ; from the coding sequence ATGTACTACTTGAAATGGCTGGTCCTGGCGGTATCGATTGCGCTGTCGGCCTGTTCCGGTGAGCTGGACAAGCGGGAACTCCGGCTGAAAGCGAACTTTAGTGAAGACTTCGATCGGGGCCTACCCGAATTTCTGATCTTCAACCCGGAAGGGGAATGTGTTTACCACAGCCAGGGATTCTCAACCGAGGAGCACTTTCTCGAAGAGCTGGACATAGTGCTGGCCGGAGGGCGTATCGAGAGATTACCCGTCGACAGCCCTGAGAAGCGTAAACTCCTGGAGCTGGCGGTGCGCAAAGCCGTCTACGAGAATACATCCATCCCCCCGGAACAAAAGGAATCGACGATTCGCACCTCGCTGCGGGAATCGATCAATCCCGAGCCGAGCTGCACCCATGAACTGGAATATTACCTGGGCCGGTTTGAGGAGCGCGACGGCGGAGACTTCTCGCCACAATCCCTGCCCGGGGGCAAAAGCGTGTTTATCGAGTTCTACGCCGACAGGTGCCTGCCCTGTAAACAACAGGAGAGAGCGCTCGAGCGCTACTCCCCGAAAGGGGGGAATGAGTTTGTACTGCTGAAGGTGGAGCGGGACAAGACCAAGATCCAGGTGCAGTAG